The proteins below come from a single Vicugna pacos chromosome 13, VicPac4, whole genome shotgun sequence genomic window:
- the PRDM2 gene encoding PR domain zinc finger protein 2 isoform X5, which translates to MRDSVEGPKDEDEKPSAATTEQPAEPQEAVSPEVLPELGTPPPACEPPTDPDVKPEAASCEANDVEEEEEEEYELEDEGDEAAEVPDASPVKEPEIRCDEKPEDLLEEPKSISKEVLEDSPDVTPVIKIPKAKEEANGDVFETFLFPCQHCERKFTTKQGLERHMHIHISTVNHAFKCKYCGKAFGTQINRRRHERRHEAGLKRKPSLPLPPAEDAADGRAAGDAVPAKEDAAPPGLGPDCLIVNSEKASQETVNSSVAEENGEVKELHPCKYCKKVFGTHTNMRRHQRRVHERHLIPKGVRRKGGLLDEPQPPAEQAAPAQSVYVPSTEPEEEGEADDVYIMDISSNISENLNYYIDGKIQTSSSTSNCDVIEVEPGSADLYGINCLLTPVTVEITQSIKTTRVPVTDELPKEPSSSTNSESKKRRTASPPVLPKIKAETESDPAAPSCSLSLPLSISTTEAVSFHKEKSVYLSSKLKQLLQTQDKLTPPAGISAPEIPKLGPVCVSAPASMLPVTSSRFKRRTSSPPSSPQHSPALRDFGKPGDGKAMWTEAVLSSKKPKLENHSNSPAWSLSGRDEREAGSPPGFDEYKVSKEWAASSTFSNVCNQQPLDLSSGVKQKAEGTGKTPVQWESVLDLSVHKKPCSDSEGKEFKENHLVPPACSAVKKKKPTTCMLQRVLLNEYNGVDVPVESAPEATRSPSPCKSLDPQPDADLAPDPGLSAPAVGSPPDVSPSSPALQTPSLSSGQLPPLLTPTNPSSPPPCPPVLTVATPPPPLLPTVPLSAPSSGASPRPCPSPLSNTTAQSPLPILSPTVSPSPSPVPSVEPLMSAASPGPPTLSSSSSSSSSSSFSSSSSSSSPSPPPLSAVSSVVSSGDNLEASLPMISFKQEELENEDLKSREEAQPATERDVVQETFNKNFVCNVCESPFLSIKDLTKHLSVHAEEWPLKCEFCVQLFKAKTDLSEHRFLLHGVGNIFVCSVCKKEFAFLCNLQQHQRDLHPDKVCTHHEFESGTLRPQNFTDPSKAHVEHMQSLPEDPLETSKEEEELNDSSEELYTTIKIMASGIKTKDPDVRLGLNQHYPSFKPPPFQYHHRNPLGIGVTATNFTTHNIPQTFTTAIRCTKCGKGVDNMPELHKHILACASASDKKRYTPKKNPVPLKQTVQPKNGVVVLDSSGKNAFRRMGQPKRLNFSVELSKMSSNKLKLNALKKKNQLVQKAILQKNKSAKQKADLKNAPESSSHICPYCNREFTYIGSLNKHAAFSCPKKPLSPSKKKVAHSSKKGGHPSPASGDRSSSHRRRTADTEIKMQSTQAPLGKTRARSSGPAQVPLPSSSFRSKQNVTFAASVKSKKPSSSLRNSSPIRMARVTHGEGKKPKAAAKTRAAQLPGRASRSLHARAQKSRAVLQSKAALASKKRTDRFNVKSRERSGGPITRSLQLAAAADPSESRREDSSGKQELKDLSYSLRLASRCPPPAAPYITRQCRNVKATAAAPLQGSLFKE; encoded by the exons ATGAGAGATTCTGTGGAAG GTCCCAAAGACGAAGACGAGAAGCCTTCAGCTGCCACCACCGAGCAGCCGGCCGAGCCTCAGGAGGCGGTGAGTCCGGAGGTGCTTCCGGAGCTTGGCACCCCTCCCCCGGCCTGCGAGCCACCGACAGACCCGGACGTGAAGCCAGAGGCAGCAAGTTGTGAGGCCAacgatgtggaggaggaggaggaggaggagtatgagCTGGAGGACGAGGGGGACGAAGCTGCCGAGGTGCCAGATGCAAGTCCCGTGAAAGAGCCAGAGATACGGTGTGACGAGAAGCCGGAAGATTTATTAGAAGAACCGAAATCTATTTCGAAAGAAGTTCTTGAAGACTCTCCAGATGTGACACCTGTTATCAAAATTCCCAAAGCTAAAGAGGAGGCCAATGGTGATGTGTTTGAAACATTCCTGTTTCCATGTCAGCATTGTGAGAGGAAGTTCACGACCAAACAGGGGCTGGAACGCCACATGCACATCCACATATCTACCGTCAACCACGCCTTCAAGTGCAAGTACTGCGGGAAAGCGTTCGGCACCCAGATCAACCGGCGGCGGCACGAGCGGCGCCACGAGGCGGGGTTAAAGCGGAAGCCCAGCCTGCCACTGCCGCCCGCAGAGGACGCGGCCGACGGCCGGGCAGCCGGGGACGCCGTCCCCGCCAAAGAGGACGCCGCCCCGCCCGGTCTTGGGCCAGACTGTCTGATCGTGAACTCAGAGAAAGCTTCCCAAGAAACGGTGAATTCTTCTGTTGCAGAGGAGAACGGAGAGGTGAAAGAGCTTCATCCCTGCAAATACTGTAAGAAAGTTTTTGGAACTCACACCAACATGAGACGGCATCAGCGCAGGGTTCACGAACGCCACCTCATTCCCAAAGGTGTGCGGCGAAAAGGAGGCCTCCTGGATGAGCCGCAGCCCCCGGCCGAGCAGGCCGCCCCAGCCCAGAGTGTCTACgtccccagcacagagccagaggaggagggggaggcagacgACGTGTACATCATGGATATCTCTAGCAATATCTCTGAAAACTTAAACTACTACATCGACGGTAAAATCCAGACCAGCAGCAGCACCAGTAACTGTGACGTCATTGAGGTGGAGCCCGGCTCGGCGGACTTGTATGGTATCAACTGCCTGCTCACTCCGGTTACGGTGGAGATCACTCAGAGCATAAAGACCACGCGGGTCCCAGTGACCGATGAGCTCCCTAAAGAGCCTTCCAGCAGCACGAACAGTGAGTCCAAGAAGCGGAGAACAGCCAGTCCTCCCGTGTTACCCAAAATTAAAGCTGAAACTGAGTCCGACCCCGCAGCACCCTCTTGTTCCTTGAGTCTGCCTCTCAGCATATCAACGACAGAGGCGGTGTCTTTCCACAAAGAGAAAAGTGTATATTTGTCATCGAAGCTCAAACAGCTTCTCCAAACCCAGGATAAGCTCACTCCTCCCGCAGGGATTTCAGCCCCTGAAATACCTAAATTGGGGCCTGTCTGCGTGTCCGCTCCTGCCTCGATGCTGCCTGTGACCTCGAGCAGGTTTAAGAGGCGGACCAGCTCTCCTCCCAGCTCTCCACAGCACAGTCCTGCCCTCCGGGACTTTGGAAAGCCAGGCGATGGGAAGGCCATGTGGACCGAGGCAGTTCTGAGTTCCAAAAAACCCAAATTAGAAAATCATAGCAACTCACCAGCATGGAGTTTGTCTGGGAGAGATGAGAGAGAAGCCGGGAGCCCGCCAGGCTTTGATGAGTATAAAGTGTCTAAAGAGTGGGCAGCTAGCTCTACTTTTAGTAACGTGTGCAACCAGCAGCCGCTGGATTTATCTAGCGGCGTGAAACAGAAGGCCGAGGGTACGGGCAAGACTCCGGTCCAGTGGGAATCTGTGTTAGATCTCAGCGTGCATAAAAAGCCTTGTAGCGACTCTGAAGGCAAGGAATTCAAAGAAAATCATTTGGTGCCACCAGCCTGCAgtgctgtgaagaaaaagaaaccaaccaCCTGCATGCTGCAGAGGGTTCTTCTCAATGAGTACAATGGCGTCGACGTGCCTGTAGAAAGTGCCCCCGAGGCGACCAGGAGCCCGAGTCCCTGTAAATCCCTCGACCCCCAACCGGATGCTGACCTTGCTCCTGACCCTGGATTATCTGCCCCTGCTGTCGGGTCCCCACCTGACGTCTCTCCTTCGTCACCTGCCCTGCAGACGCCTTCCCTTTCTTCCGGGCAGCTGCCTCCTCTCTTGACCCCcacaaatccctcctcccctccgccCTGTCCTCCTGTGTTAACCGTTGCCACACCACCCCCTCCACTGCTTCCTACTGTACCTCTCTCAGCCCCCTCATCCGGGGCGTCCCCTCGTCCCTGTCCCTCTCCACTCTCGAATACCACCGCACAGTCCCCTCTTCCAATTCTCTCCCCGACGGTGTCTCCCTCGCCGTCTCCCGTTCCTTCCGTGGAGCCCCTAATGTCTGCTGCTTCGCCGGGGCCTCCGACGCTCTCTTCGTCTTCCTCCTCATCGTCTtcatcttccttctcctcttcatcctcctcctcttccccttccccacctcctctctcaGCAGTGTCATCTGTTGTTTCCTCTGGGGATAATCTGGAAGCCTCTCTCCCCATGATATCCTTCAAACAGGAGGAGTTAGAGAATGAAGATCTGAAGTCCAGGGAAGAAGCTCAGCCCGCCACTGAGCGGGATGTTGTCCAGGAAACATTCAACAAAAACTTTGTCTGCAACGTCTGTGAATCGCCTTTTCTTTCCATTAAAGATCTAACCAAACATTTATCCGTTCATGCTGAAGAATGGCCCTTGAAATGTGAATTTTGTGTGCAGCTCTTTAAGGCGAAAACTGATTTGTCAGAACATCGCTTTCTGCTTCATGGAGTTGGGAATATCTTTGTGTGTTCGGTTTGTAAAAAAGAATTTGCTTTTTTGTGCAATTTGCAGCAGCACCAGCGAGATCTCCACCCAGATAAGGTGTGCACACACCACGAATTTGAAAGTGGCACCCTGAGGCCCCAGAACTTTACTGATCCCAGCAAAGCCCACGTAGAGCATATGCAGAGCTTGCCAGAAGATCCTTTAGAGACGTCTAAAGAGGAAGAGGAGTTAAACGACTCTTCCGAAGAGCTTTACACGACCATAAAAATAATGGCTTCTGGAATAAAGACAAAAGATCCGGATGTTCGATTGGGTCTCAATCAGCATTATCCAAGCTTTAAACCACCTCCATTTCAGTACCATCACCGAAACCCCCTGGGCATTGGTGTGACAGCCACAAATTTCACTACACACAATATCCCACAGACTTTTACAACCGCCATTCGCTGCACCAAGTGTGGGAAAGGTGTGGACAACATGCCCGAGCTCCACAAACACATCCTGGCATGTGCTTCCGCTAGTGACAAGAAGAGGTATACCCCGAAGAAAAATCCGGTGCCCCTGAAACAGACTGTGCAACCCAAAAACGGTGTGGTGGTTTTGGACAGCTCTGGGAAAAATGCCTTCAGACGGATGGGACAGCCCAAAAGACTGAACTTCAGTGTTGAGCTCAGCAAAATGTCCTCAAATAAGCTCAAGTTAAATGCgttgaagaaaaaaaaccagCTTGTCcagaaagccatccttcaaaagAACAAATCTGCGAAGCAGAAGGCCGACCTAAAGAACGCTCCAGAGTCGTCCTCGCACATCTGCCCATACTGCAACAGGGAGTTCACGTACATCGGGAGCCTGAACAAGCACGCCGCCTTCAGCTGTCCCAAAAAGCCTCTTTCtccttccaaaaaaaaagttgccCACTCGTCCAAGAAAGGCGGGCACCCCTCCCCTGCAAGTGGTGACAGAAGCAGCAGCCACCGCAGACGGACGGCGGACACGGAGATCAAGATGCAGAGCACGCAGGCGCCTTTGGGCAAGACCAGAGCCCGCAGCTCGGGCCCCGCACAGGTCCCCCTGCCCTCCTCGTCCTTCAGGTCCAAGCAGAATGTTACATTTGCAGCTTCGGTCAAGTCCAAAAAACCAAGCTCCTCTTTAAGGAACTCGAGCCCAATCCGAATGGCCAGAGTGACTCACGGAGAGGGCAAGAAACCCAAAGCTGCGGCCAAGACACGGGCGGCTCAGCTCCCGGGCAGGGCGTCGCGGAGCCTGCACGCGAGGGCGCAGAAGAGCAGGGCTGTCTTACAGAGCAAAGCTGCCTTGGCCAGTAAGAAAAGAACAGACCGCTTCAATGTCAAATCTAGAGAGCGGAGCGGGGGGCCCATCACCCGAAGCCTGCAGCTGGCAGCTGCTGCCGACCCGAGTGAAAGCAGGAGGGAGGACAGCAGTGGCAAGCAGGAGCTGAAGGACCTCAG CTACAGTCTCCGCCTGGCGTCCCGGTGTCCGCCGCCAGCCGCCCCCTACATCACCAGGCAGTGTAGGAATGTCAAGGCCACAGCTGCAGCCCCGCTCCAGGGATCCCTCTTCAAAGAGTAG